GGAGTGCGGGATCTCCAAAGGTATTTGCAGATACCGTCGAGCTGGGCTTTGTTACAGATAAGAGTTTATAACCCCCTTCCCGATACGCCGCCATCCCTGTACTGGCGTCGACGTTGACGAGAAACTCATTGCGAAGCCATGTCTGGTGGCTGCTGTGTTTCGCTGTAGAGAGCGCAGGCCAAAGGTCGAGCCCATCGATTTCGCCCAGGTCATCGGTGCAGCCTCCTGCTcgtgaaaaattgaaaaatatatATGCGTGTTACTGCGGCAAATAAGTCTAGATAATACACTATTCAAAAGTGAAGCGATGCATTTAAAAATAAACGTTGAGGACATTTGAGTAACATTGAATCACCAAGGACAGAGCCGTGAGGAGGAAAAAGTAGAAAAGGTTCCACTAGAAAACATTAGCTGAAAAAAGGGCTGTTACGCTTGCTTTAACAAGAATTTAGAGCGCATTTGTAAGGCGTCGAGTGGTCCCCTGCCTCCAATCCGAGCATTTCTACGCTCTCTAACATTCCTCTATATTCATCTCCTCCTCGCCTGGCCCCTCAACTCACTACATCCCATCTCTCCTACGCTGTTCTCCCCGCTCTAAGCCAACAACGGGCATTACAAGTATGCCATTGATAACAATGGTGTGCTCTAGCTAGAGCAATGAAAGGGGGAATTTTGCATGCAGTGTTTAGCTTGGTGGCAAACTGAGAACTGGCAGGAACCATTATCTTCTCTAATTTATTATAACAATCCCTTCAGTCTTGTGCTATCCCCAATGACTGGAAGGTGGGCAATGTGGTTACTTGCACAAGTTTAGGGACAAACGTTCACCTAAAAAACCTAAAAACTATCAACCTATTTTGCTTGTTAATTATCCCGTGTTAGATCATGGAAGAGGTCATCTAATCTCTTCTGGCCAATTTTCTTTAGTAAAATTTCGTTTTCATTCAATGCCAGCACGGGTTCCGTAAAACATTTTCTAGCGAGACTCAGATTCTGTTTTACACATGATCTCCATTTCACTCTTGGCCGGGGTTCTAGGGCAGACTGCATTTCCCTGAATTTCTCTAAAGCCTTGAATAAAGTTTCTCACCAATTACCTCCTTCCAAACTTAGTAATATTATTCTCGACTCTAGCGATATTTCACGGTTGAATTCTTTTCTGACTAACTGTTGTCAATTTGTGACTGGAAATAAAACTAACTTTCTTTCCTCTCCAGTTGGTTCAAGTGTTCCCCACGATGCTGTTCTAGGACCCCTACTTTTTCTCATTTCTGCAAATGTCTTACCTAATAACATTGCTTCTTCCGGGTGCCTTTTTGTGGCAGATTGCGTTATTTACCCTGAGATTAACCATGAATCTGACGCTATTCTTCTTCAATCTGATATGAAAAAAGTTTCAGAGTGCTGTAAATTATGGCTTATAGGACTCAACGTTAATATATATAAGCATATGCGTGTTTTACGATGTAACGCCGTAGGATTCATTTATGAACTTAATAACACCCCTCTGGAAACTGTGTCTTCGAACCTAGATGTGCATATAACTTGTAATCTACCTTGGAAACTGCATGTTGGATTCATTGCTAAGTAAGGAAACCATATGCTGGGTTATCTGCGTGGAAACTTCTGCCTTACGTCTGATTTCGTTAAAATAATTCAGGGTAAAACTCTCGTTTggactaaattggaatatgcagcatctgtATCGGACTCGCCTTGAATCACTagcatcgaagtgctaccgtagtgggcgggttcgaacccacgacttgcatgcactgtgtgatgtaagtgcacgatAATTAACCaggggtaatggtagttatacggagcccttcactaataagtcactcaaaggctgaatcgctttgaaagcttcatcctataatgttaaacgaaatgtgccataatcctatttgtctcctattcaaacctgtacacatttttcaatagggggAGTACGCTCCCCGTGTTATGCGAATGATACCAAAGAAGTAGCCTAGGATTGCCACCGCCTCCAAGCTTCCAGCAAGAATGCGCAAGCTAGGGGAAAAAGGTGAAACGGTTTGAATATTTTTAGGGAGTCACTATGGTTACAACCGTAATTATCCCAGCGCTTTATGTCCGCCTAGTCGTGTGACCTGCATGAGAACACTGCATTCGTGTATTGCTCGCAAAATATTTTTAATAAACCCGGAAAATCAAATGTGAACATTCTGTAAAGTAATGACGAATTTCGAAGCGTCCGCAAGGAGATTGAGTCGGTTTACCAGCAGACGACGCGTTCGTTCGCTCTGTATCGCCTACGCGCCTGTCATGAATGTCATCCCTGCCATTTCCTCTTCACTGTCTCATCAGAAACGAAGCAGCACGCTGCTAAAGCCAACAATGCGCACTTAACGGCTGCGCTGCAATTGCAAATATTTAATTGCAACGTCCGGAGGAAGAATGACACGAAAGATAGCTGATGCCCACTTTCTTTCTTGAAACACTCCCTAAATTCAATAGTGTGACTCTTTGCGGAACGAAATCAACTTTCTGACAAGATCTGCGAAGACCTTTCATTTAAGGTAAAAACTAAATTTATATTACAACTGTAAAAAGAGTTCAATGACTTGAGAGGTTCAAGCAGATTCCAGCTTCTCACCGGCTGCCGAATATAGCGTAGGCAACCAGTCGACCACATGCATCATTCCAGGAACGACAACACGAGATCCGGGTTTTAGCAGCGGACTCCAGACCACGGCTGGCACGCGGATCCCGCCTTCCCACAGGGTGCCCTTGGTACCCCGAAGGGGCCAGTTGGAGCCTGTGTTGGAGTAGGTGCCCCACGGCATGCCACCGTTGTCGCTGGTGAACACCACCACGCTGTTGGCGAGCATCCGGCGCTTGTGAAGGGCCTCGATGACCCGGCCGACAGACTCGTCTAGGACGTCCACGGCACCTGATGGCATAGAAAGAGCAACAAGGTACGTTAAAACGTAGGGCCAGCGCTCTGTGATGGAAACAGTGCGCCGGAATGATGCTTTgctcagatgaaaaaaaaaaaacgctgaaattGTTACTCGATGCTGTTAGATATACCTCCGGCCTTTTGTATGAGTGCTTTACCCTGTTCTTTTCAGCATGTTTCCGGGCAGCACAGCATCACATTTCACAAAGTATTTGAGTCTCAGGCCTTTCGAGCCATTAAGCATGCTGaagttttttttaaaaacaagaaaGTTGTGATTTTCTGAAGAATAGTAATAAGATCTATTGAAACGCGTTGcgcatacccaaaaattctggccaaaatcatttttgaacggaaaaaggtttgtgagcgcaattttttcatatgttgTACGATTTCTCTAGAACAGTCAATATgaccgcagatctcccgtcggcgtACTAGAATTTTATTTGCTATTAaattttttgctatcgtcaaaagcgttccctatagCTTTACTATTGAAGTCCTAACTAGTCTATGCAAGCGATGGAAACGCTATAAAAGGAATATCTCCAACATGTCTCaaaaatagaccattaccttaaaTGTTTCTATACAAGCACCTTACAGTTtataatattcaaaattttcgtcCAAGAGTATTGGACAAGGTGAGTTCTGGGTTTCACTTTGCACCGAAAACATACACTGCCAGTTTCCTTCTCCAGGGAAGAGCGGAACGTACCTTCATTTGCGCTGAAGTCAGTGCCCCTATCACTTCGAACTCTTGTGCGAATCTGAATTCCCAAAGAAATCTCCAGCAGAAAAAAGTATCAGCTTCTATGTGAGCTTAAGGCTTGCTTACACCTCAGCTCTAGGGCCTGTGTAACGGTAATATCGTAGGTACGAACGCACGTTTTTCGCTCTTGAATGTAGGGGCCTCAAGATTTATCAGAGACACGCCTTGTGCAGACGAGGAGAATGCGTGGAGTATTGACTTCTTTCGTCATGATCAACTTGTAAAGCTAGATGTTCAACTAAATACACTGGGGCGCCCTATCAAGAATCAAGGCAGCGAAACTCGACGCCGCTAGATGTCATCTCAAATTGCATACTCACCAGCAAGAAGCGTCCTGTTGCGGTCACCAATATAAGAAAATTTTTCCAAGTTTGATTCGGGTGCGTCTGCTGTCAAATTGTCTGCCTGACCGTGCGCTGCTAGGGTTGCCAGGTACATGAAGAGGGGCTGTCATGGAAGAGTATAGAAAGGGATGTTTTTACTTACCTCGTACCAAACAGCACTGGTTTAAACAAGTTTGTAGCACTGCAGTAGTGCCTGTTTCGATGCCCTGTGATGGCGCGCAGTAATGCACGAATTTTCCACATTTACGTTTTTTCATATGAGCTGTCATAGGGGTTTTTGAGaaatgaatacaaaagaaaaacaaccagcGTAACTTTTTGCGATATGTTGTGATAAGCTTCATTGAAGGAAGTTCATTAACTCTTTGAAAACCCGCTTTTCTGCACCGGTCTACGCTATGCAGATTTCAAGAGCATAAATATAGGAAGCGCTACTGTAGAGAAACTAGCCTCTGCCTGTAACACTGAAGAGTGATGGAAACTGGGCGAGTTGATAACAATGGGTGTAGTACAGAGCGAAACGGGCGAAAGCCGTAGATGGTACAAACGAGCACCTCTCTCGCTAGTTTTTGTTTTATAGAGACAAACCGTATTTAAACATCTAAGTCACGTGACATTAAGAAGCCTAGTGCATTTACACACAGCGCTTTCAAGCAATATTATCAACTTATCTGCCACATGGTGAACCCCTGTCAAAACCCGTGCCGTTATGCCCACCCCTCCTCTTTCTACCCCAAGCCATGATCATGAATTATCAAGGAAAGAAACCTCCTTATTAACGAGGAATAAAGAAGCCTGACTTAAATAGAGTAGCTATTTCTTTCGGATGAAATGGGCTTCCCCTCTTTCTCTTGTTATTTAATCCCACTGAAGAAACACAATCTTTTTGTTAGTATCCAAATGGCGGCACGATTGTGGCAAAGAAGGTAAGAAAAGTAAAACGCGTGGCCCGTAGGTAACTGACGCGAAGTTTGTGTTTTATCGCCGGAATAAGATGTTTTCTGACCCATTTTAGTTGCAAAAAACTGCGGCGCTGTTTATCACTTCTGTAAAATTCTCTCGGAGGGCTCAAAAAGAGACTGACAAatatgtaccgtctttgccaaaactaACTGTGCAGAGGTGGTTTGTTTCTGAGCCGCTTAGTGAAACACTTATGGCAGcacttaaaggggctttgaaggGGGCACTAATAAGGTTGCGGTATGccggggatgttaaagcacgcctatTCACGGATATTGTCCAGCAAAAAGTTTTTAATGAGCTtactagaagctgagttatctgcagtcaaaatttgatttTCGGCGGCTTCACGCCTTTTCCTCTCTTCTCGTCAGTTTTtccacgctggaaggtcggcggtcCTCCgtcggccccacctccgggagcggagcttcctcACCCGCCGGTGCTACGCGCAtcattggccgcggccacggtagctgctcGACGTATGaacgaatctaaccaatagccacctctaaACTTTTATAcgcagatgcgagcgacggaggagggtgcgagcatagaaaagccgtagggaagggctcgccaactttcgcgctgGATTATGGGTCCTCTGCttcgtgtagaagtgtattatttggctcaggttttcatgacaacacagtgcagtgttTCAGCGAGTtcatgtgctctcctcggaaggtctTTCAGAGCCTCTTTCAGGTGTGAATTTTCTGACAGTAACATGAACCCTTGACCTCACGTTCTGACAGCTTTCGTTCTTTACGGGTGCCGTAATGGCTCCATGATGCAGTTGAGAAGCAAAAACCAGTCGCCCGGTTACTTTTGCCAAAGGGGATGGTGTATTGGATTCCTGTGTCTTGTGGCCACTTTCACATTAGCCAATTCAGTACGGCGCATACATGATAATCCCAAGAGCTTTTAGGAATTTTTGCAAACTACATTCTCGCCATCTAGGCACTCAATGGCGAAACTGGCTTTGATTCGGGAGGTTTCAAAGACACCAAGTTATAGCTAAGTACAAAAGCAACCGCATAACAAACATGATCCTGAGTGCCGAAATCAAGCAGCTTGATGATAATAACATTTGCGCTTGGTCTGtttgaaattgaaatttaaaaaaaccTGCGTTTCATTTCCTCTATAGATTCTCTCATTCATATATGCGATGGTCTATGCATTCGTGTGCTTCGTTGTGAGTCTTTCTTCCTTGGTTTTACTTTGTTTCTAAGTGCATAGCGCTCTCATGCACGGATACGAGTGGTGATCTGCATAAAATTTGAGTTGTTAGAGCTCTGTTTCGCTGTTTCTCGGCTTCCTTGCCCGTCTGCCGTTGCGCAGCTTCCTCCTCTTGTTTTCTTGTTGCGGTTGATTTTAATGGCGTTGTGGTGTAATAGACAAACGAGGAGCAAATAGAAACCGTATGAAATCAGTACATAAGGAATCGACTACAGCAATAACGCAAATATCTAGTTAACCATAGATTAAATATGGCTTACTTTGTGAAAGGTCTCTGCGTTAGGTGTGCACAAGTGTTCAGAAACTTAAAGCGATCTTCAGGCTTGCTGAGTCATTTGTTACATCCACATGGGTAATTTATGCCTTGCGCGTTGGGAAAAATAGGAGGGCAGCGATGTCAGACCGGTAACAAAATCGTTCATGGGGAGGCTTTCGTGGGCCGCGCTACAACATTCTTGCTAATTTAGTTTTCAGCACACCTcaaattcgcaaaagatgcggaAGCCCTCCAAGGAACAAAAACCGCCAAGTCGGCAGAGTATCACGCTTTGTAAGATACAAACCTTGTTCGTGTTGTGGCGGGAAATGATTTCGACAGCCCTGTCGGTGAGGTAGTGTGTGTCATACGCTCCATCGTCGCTGCTCACCAACGTTTCGTTGTCCCAGTAATCGTGGCCACAAATGCTGtactgaattccaagagaaacgATAAGACAGACCACAGAATTGAAGTTGTCACCAATACGCACTTACCCTCAAGTGGCTGCGTACAGTAATTTTAATTCAGGAAGGAATGGAGCTGATAGCGACACTTCGAGTTCTTCACGAGAATAATTTGATATTGTTGGCGATGTGTGtagtattttgtttgtttttttttgtttcatactTGTTTTTCGTatccctttctttctctcttccttccttccttccttccttccttccttccttccttccttccttccttccttccttccttccttccttccttccttccttccttccttccttccttccttccttccttccttccttccttccttccttccttccttcctctttctGACACTTTGTTTCTTTGCTTATTTCGCAAATTATCAGTACTTCCAGAACTGAATCAATTAATGCTTTCTTTTAGAACCGGATTTGCCTGTTTTTTTCCTGTATAGATGTTTCGCAGCCGCAATAAAAAGCTAGCATGCTTCTCTTTGCTAAGTGCACGCTACCAAATTTCAAATCGCAAAAGCGCAGGTAGGCTTCTGGCCATTAAGCTCTCAAGTGCATGTGCGGCGGCCGTCGCATCAGCTTCGTGTTTATTTCCTGAATCCGTCAAAAGTACTTTCGGGAGCCACGAAATAGTAGTACATACTATCTGTTAAATAAGTGCGGCTTTGTTTTTGCCGTGCCTCGGTGAGACTCTTAAGTGctagaaaaaatttattttctggaGAGAATTTTGCACCTACACAGCATTTCACTTGCCTCAGAACTGAGCCCGAGGCCCAATTTCACAGTAGAGCAGAAAAAGTAAATACCGGAGCTTTTGGCTGTGCTGAGACGAGTATCTCGGCACGCGGACGAAGCCGAAGCAGACCATTGCGTCTCTGAATGTGAGGACGTTTTAGCAAAGTACAGACAGGCAGGGAGGAAGCTCTCTTTGTTCAAGACAGTTACTTGGCTGAAAGAAAACTCCCTACAGCTGAGCGGTGCGTCTTCTTCTCTTTTCGTTAAGTGCTCTGTTCTTAGGGAAGTCCAAAAATAACTCACCCAACAAATGTTCTAGCAAGAACTACTATTGTTAGACCACCTACTATAAGCTAGTAAACTGAACTAACCAATAAGACTGCATCCAGGAAGCGATAATAAACCCTACGGGCAGCCACTGTGTGTCGGTTGCTTAGTAATAAGAGCCCTTGATTCGCTGAATCTGTCTGCAGCTTAGGCTTATCTGCCCAGTTTCAGCGAGAATCGGTGCAGTGTTATTCCCGCGTGCACCCATGTTACACGTAGAAAAACATGTATTTTGATGCATAATAATTTATCGAGAGCCTTACTCCAAGCACTGAACGGAACGAGCTGTTGGGCGATTTGATTCAACGTGAGTGTAGCAAAATATGTCCAGACCGGGACGAAAACAACTGGACGAAACACGTAAAGCGCTCCCTGGCAACGGCGTAATATTTGTAAGGCTAAAGAGACAACCGCCACCTGCTCGAATTATTGAATGTTATAACAAAATATAGGAGAATTGTTAAAAAATCGTGTAGAAGAAATAAAGTGGCGTACTCTGTTAAGACAAAAGCAACTTACAAAATTCAGCTTTTGCTTGAAGTAGTACTTGGCCATGTTATAGTAACCAAAGAAAGTGTCGAAACCACGCCGCGTAGGTAAGTAGTCCACGCTAGAGTACCCCAGGTGCCACTGCAAAACACGGAAATGCGCAGATTTTTGTCAATCAAATTCAAACTGCTGAAAATACGGGAGTTTTGAAATTGCGGAGCATCAGAGTTCGATGGCAAAAATACTTGAGGCTTGGCGACGTTTCGCTTTCTTCCTCTTTGTGGGTCCCTGGTTTCTTCTAAGCCATGTTTTCGTCGCTTAAGCAACAAATCCCACATACCTAAAGGAGTcctttaatttttgttttattttataatCCCCGTTATTATTTGATAAGCCCCGTGGCCTGCAGCCCCCTTTAAACTCGTTCATGACATGTTATGTCACATATACTAGGATCTGCTGCGTAGTTACGCGCTCTGGCAGCGTCAGTTAAAATAGGATTGGCAAGTAGTGCTCCCGACCCTCCAACCATGAACAGTATGTTGGACACTATTCCATCACTTCGCCCTCTAACGGTAACTTCCTCCCGCTATTACTCGCCGTTCCCGTGTAACTCCCATTGCTGTGCTTCAGAGATACGCTGCTCCGGCTACACTCAGTGAAATGACTGATAGGGGAAACAGGGCTGGTAAAAAGTGCATTCACCTCCATCGCCAAGAAAAAACTTTCCGCGTGATCAGTCTGGCGGCTCACTGATAATTCCTCCATGGCGGCCCCTCGGATATAAACTTCTTAATTTTGCCTCAAGGTGGCACAATTTGTATCTATGCACAATAAGCAGCACACAGGGGAGTTAACGCTGTCTAGAGCTCTTCCCACACCGGGCTCAGCTGTTTCATGACATACGTGAATTGGCGCAAACTCTGTCCCATTTAAACTTCAAGCGATCTGCAATCGCATTCCTGTTGTGCTCATTTCTACATTTTGTAGAGTTCATGAATTGACTCGCTTCCTGCTGGCACCACTCACCAGCTGTCCGCAAAATACGGCTTTTCAGTCCCATACACCACATGTGTGGCGGTGATCAAACGTTTCACACCTAGATCACCACGTTAGCCATAAATACTTAAACTACCCCCACATCATCTTGTCGCATCCACCGTATGGCACTCATCACAAGAACGCGGCTATAAAACGCATAAGAAAGGAATAGTGGTTCACAGTCACCAGGATATAAGCCCTTCCTTTCGTTATCAGCGTGCTGTTCGCCGTTTTGTTTCCTTTGACGGACAACAGCCATGAGGTCTCGCAATGTTTTGCGCATCATAAAATGTCTCTTGAAGAAACTGCAGCCTTGCTGGATGCACCAGCTTATGCATTAATTTTGGATGGCGTTTCAGCATGATCTTCAGCACAGTTTTTTGGTGatgaacgcagccgccgcggccgcgttcgaacccgaacgcggcggctgcttttttatggagaaaaaacgccaaggcgcccgtgtgctgggcgatgtcagtgcacgctaaagaccaCCAGGTGGTGGAACTTATTGCgtagccctccacaacggcacccctttcttcctttcttctttcactccctcctttatcgcttcccttacggcgcggttcaggtgtccaacgacatatgagacagatactgcgccatttcctttcccaaaaaaccaactattattctTATTGAATCAGATTACCAAGTTTGCCACTTCAAATCATAACACATTGAAACGAacactgcactgctttttttGTCACTCATGGTTTTGTTTTCCTAATTTTGCTCTTATTGTGTCTTCTATAATAACTCACGAGCCCATCAGTAAAGGTTTTGAGTTCTGCCTACACAATGTCTCACTCGTTCTTTGTGGCCACTGATATTCACCATAGCGGCTAGCTTCTTACATAAGCATGATTGAGAGCGCACATAAATCATGTGCTTACCTTTCCGAGGGCGTGCGTCACGTAGTCAAGACTTTGGAGTCGTTCGGCTATTGTGGGAATGGTAGGGTCCAGGCCTCCTGGCTGAGCGGGCAGCATAACACCCTGCTGGAGACCTTCAAAACGTGCACACATTTTCTTCGCTGAACATGAAAacttttgctttctaatgagttTTCGTAATGTTGCATTTACTGAATTTTTGTAATGTTGCAAAGCCCTGAAGAGGGTGCAGGCTTTGCATCTGAGACGTCACCCCGTTTCCCAATATGCAATCAAACTCGCAAAGCATTTGCAATTG
This region of Amblyomma americanum isolate KBUSLIRL-KWMA chromosome 5, ASM5285725v1, whole genome shotgun sequence genomic DNA includes:
- the LOC144133955 gene encoding arylsulfatase B-like, producing MVLLQVLCLGILAACDGKSPPHIVIVTADDLGWADTSLVGSEQVPTPNLEALAANGILLNHHYTLQTCTPSRAALLTGLYPIRMGLQQGVMLPAQPGGLDPTIPTIAERLQSLDYVTHALGKWHLGYSSVDYLPTRRGFDTFFGYYNMAKYYFKQKLNFYSICGHDYWDNETLVSSDDGAYDTHYLTDRAVEIISRHNTNKPLFMYLATLAAHGQADNLTADAPESNLEKFSYIGDRNRTLLAGAVDVLDESVGRVIEALHKRRMLANSVVVFTSDNGGMPWGTYSNTGSNWPLRGTKGTLWEGGIRVPAVVWSPLLKPGSRVVVPGMMHVVDWLPTLYSAAGGCTDDLGEIDGLDLWPALSTAKHSSHQTWLRNEFLVNVDASTGMAAYREGGYKLLSVTKPSSTVSANTFGDPALQKQVPIPGGMPPHERGETATQRLNELMTSSLAWRTLEQFYAEGGGHLNDLHSGWRKRASVRCGLNKKSTPGLEELREGYYLFDIDKDPCELRDLVTRLPSVVSEMSQKLDAYVAVARQPLDLFMEEEGLPDVNDCVWAPWKDRAQTAACNCSCR